In Chromobacterium rhizoryzae, one genomic interval encodes:
- the obgE gene encoding GTPase ObgE, translating to MKFIDEARIEVFAGRGGNGVASFRREKFVPFGGPDGGDGGKGGSVYAVADENVNTLVEFRFVKKYLAEHGERGRGADCYGKGGDDIDLKMPVGTVITDHDTGELVADLTHHGQRIMIARGGKGGLGNIHFKSSTNRAPRQCTPGEQGEQRTLKLELKVLADVGLLGMPNAGKSTFIRAVSAARPKVADYPFTTLHPNLGVVRMDDTRSFVIADIPGLIEGAAEGAGLGHRFLKHLQRTGLLLHVVDVAPFDPDVDPVREARAIVEELKKYDDELHGKPRWLVLNKVDMLPPDERELTVSAFLKAYGWPEEQPDDRFGFDLKAPRVFSISALNHEGTRELTFAIMSYLDVVRAEQRKQVEEAQQQAAAARQTMITPDAAMHQDTTEE from the coding sequence ATGAAATTTATCGATGAAGCCCGCATTGAAGTATTCGCGGGACGCGGCGGCAACGGCGTGGCCAGTTTCCGTCGCGAGAAGTTCGTGCCCTTCGGCGGCCCGGACGGCGGCGACGGCGGCAAGGGCGGCAGCGTGTACGCGGTGGCGGACGAGAACGTCAACACCCTGGTGGAGTTCCGCTTCGTCAAGAAATACCTGGCCGAACACGGCGAGCGCGGCCGCGGCGCCGATTGCTACGGCAAGGGCGGCGACGACATCGACCTGAAAATGCCGGTGGGCACGGTGATCACCGACCACGACACCGGCGAGCTGGTGGCGGACCTGACCCATCACGGCCAGCGCATCATGATTGCGCGCGGCGGCAAGGGCGGCCTGGGCAACATCCATTTCAAATCCTCCACCAACCGCGCGCCGCGTCAATGCACGCCGGGCGAGCAGGGCGAGCAGCGCACGCTGAAGCTGGAGCTGAAAGTACTGGCCGACGTGGGCCTGCTGGGCATGCCCAACGCCGGCAAGTCCACCTTCATCCGCGCGGTGTCGGCGGCGCGTCCCAAGGTGGCGGATTATCCGTTCACCACGCTGCACCCCAATCTGGGCGTGGTGCGCATGGACGATACCCGCAGTTTCGTGATCGCCGATATTCCCGGCCTGATCGAAGGCGCGGCGGAAGGCGCCGGCCTGGGCCACCGCTTCCTCAAGCATTTGCAGCGCACCGGCTTGTTGCTGCACGTGGTGGACGTGGCGCCGTTCGATCCCGACGTGGATCCGGTGCGCGAGGCGCGCGCCATCGTCGAGGAACTGAAGAAGTACGACGACGAACTGCACGGCAAGCCGCGCTGGCTGGTGTTGAACAAGGTGGACATGCTGCCGCCGGACGAACGCGAGCTGACGGTGTCCGCCTTCCTCAAGGCCTACGGCTGGCCGGAAGAGCAGCCGGACGACCGTTTCGGCTTCGATCTCAAGGCGCCGCGCGTGTTCAGCATTTCCGCGCTGAACCATGAAGGCACCCGCGAGCTGACCTTCGCCATCATGTCCTATCTGGACGTGGTGCGCGCCGAACAGCGCAAGCAGGTGGAAGAGGCGCAGCAGCAAGCCGCCGCCGCGCGTCAGACCATGATTACTCCGGATGCGGCGATGCATCAGGACACGACGGAAGAATAA
- the rpmA gene encoding 50S ribosomal protein L27 — translation MAHKKAGGSSRNGRDSEAKRLGVKVYGSELIPAGSIIVRQRGTRFHAGENVGQGKDHTLFAKVDGYVEFTIKGAMKRKIVNVVPYTGVDGE, via the coding sequence ATGGCACACAAAAAAGCAGGCGGTAGCTCCCGCAACGGTCGTGACTCCGAAGCCAAACGCCTGGGCGTTAAGGTTTACGGCAGCGAACTGATTCCGGCAGGTTCCATTATCGTGCGTCAGCGCGGCACCCGCTTCCACGCAGGTGAAAACGTTGGTCAGGGCAAGGATCACACCTTGTTCGCCAAGGTTGACGGTTACGTTGAATTCACCATTAAAGGTGCAATGAAGCGCAAGATCGTTAATGTGGTTCCGTACACCGGCGTAGACGGCGAATAA
- the rplU gene encoding 50S ribosomal protein L21, protein MYAVIKTGGKQYKVVVGEKLKVEQIPADVDSQIVLEEVLMIADGEQVVVGAPMIAGATVKATVVSHGRGDKIRIFKMRRRKHYQKHQGHRQNFTEIRIDAISK, encoded by the coding sequence ATGTATGCGGTCATAAAAACCGGCGGCAAGCAGTACAAAGTTGTCGTTGGTGAAAAACTCAAAGTAGAACAGATACCTGCAGACGTCGACAGCCAGATCGTACTTGAAGAAGTGCTGATGATTGCTGACGGTGAACAGGTTGTTGTAGGCGCCCCGATGATTGCCGGCGCCACTGTTAAGGCCACCGTTGTTTCCCACGGTCGTGGCGACAAGATCCGCATCTTCAAGATGCGTCGTCGCAAGCACTACCAGAAACATCAGGGTCATCGTCAAAACTTCACCGAAATCCGCATCGACGCGATTTCGAAGTAA